The stretch of DNA AGTGATGTTTTACATGTGTTACAAAACTATCATACGAAGTTTAGTAAAGTTTATTTAGCAGACAGCATGGTATTTGATTTTCATAAACTAGGTCAAACTCCTTACATCACGAGTCTTTTCTTAATAAAAGATAAAAATAATTTACAATATGTAGATTTAGATGCATCAGAAACCCCTTACGTTGGCAATCGAGGTTACGGAAGTTATCATACAAGTTATACGCTAGAATGTTCTCGAATGGGTAGTGCTATCTCCATATACGCTTCCTTATTAGCGCTCGGAATGGAAGGGTATCAACGTTTATTAGCTAATTATATTGAAGTAAATTTACGGTTTAGAAAAACTCTTAAATTAGCATTTAACAATGTTGAAATAACAAATGAAGTATCACCAATTACGACATTCCGATTCTATCCTACTAATAGCCGCTGGAAGGAAGAGTTGAACGGTATGTTAACTTTGGAAGAAATTAATGAAATTAATCATTATAATGAAGAGTTTGCTGAACTAATAGGCATAGCTAGGGAGCATGTTTTCTTCGGAAATACGAAAAAGCAACGTCAAGTAGTCGCGGCAAATTCTAATAAAAATGTTTCTATTTATGCTCATAAGTTTTTTAGTATCTCCCCTTATACAACAGTAGAGGAAGTGGAGCGTTATATCGCATTCCTTCAGGAGCATATGAACATACACGAAAAATCGTACGAGTTATTATACGTATAAAAAAGGAGTAAAGCATCTTGACTAAACTTAAAAAACTATCTTTTGCGACAAAGTCTATACTAATTACAACGTTGTTATTATTGCTTGTTGGTACAGTATTAATGGTAAGCAGTATCCAAATTCAACGAAATGTGTTAGTAGCCGAATTAGAGAAGCAAACAGAGGCGCTAGCAACTCGTTGGGCGGATGAAATTGAAACTACTATTGTTCAAGCGGCATCTCAAGCTTCTAGTTATGAAGATCCAGCGCAACAAGAGTTAACTTCATTATTTGATTACATCTCATCAACTAATCCAAATGTTGCACAAGCATATATTTTCAGTACAGAGCTAGTCGATGGTAATTCTTCCAAAATTATTGCAATCCCCTCGCACTTAATAGAGGCGTTAAAAGAATTTAATATAGGGGCTGGCGATATATACGAACATCCAGCAGTTGTCGTTCAATCGATAAAAGAATTAAATGAAACAAATCGTATTACGTTTTCCCCAGTGTACGAGGATGAATTAGGTACTTGGGTTACTGTTCTTTATCCAATAAGTAACCAATCAGGGGATTCGTTTGCTTTTTTCGCCATTGATGTAGATGCGAGTATGGTAAAGGATGGTACAAGTGAATTTATTTTTAAATCTCTCATTATCCTAATACCAGCAATTATCGTTATTATCGTTGTACAAATTATCGGAATTCGTATGCTATTTAAACCGTTACGCCATCTTATGGATGGAATTAACGAGATGAAAAATGGCAACTTGAACATTGACTTGCCAACGAGAGCCGATGATTTAGGAGAAATGAACGAAGCGTTTAATGAAATGGCACTACAGTTAAAAACGATGATGAATAAAATTGGGGAAACGTCCAATACGGTATTACACTCTTCTGAATTAGTTAAAAAAGTTAGTGAACAATCAATTGATACTTCTACGGTTGTAAGTGAAAACATTAATAAAATGACAGCCGGTGTTCAATCGCAAGAAAAGTCTGTAATGGAATCGGCGGGAGCGATGGGACAAATTGCTTCTGAAATTGAAGCAATCGCGAACTCCTCTCAAGATATATCATTATTATCGAAAGATATGGAAAGATACGCTCATGACGGCTTAACGTCTATTCAAAGTGTCGTGGAGCAAATGCGAACGATTAATAACACTGTAAAAGAATCTAGCGACGTTATTAATACATTGAAAGTACGTTCCGATGAAATTAGTAGTATTTTAGAGGTAATAACTAGTATTTCAGCTCAGACAAACCTTCTAGCGTTGAATGCGGCGATTGAGGCTGCCAGAGCAGGAGAACATGGAAAAGGTTTTGCTGTAGTAGCCCAAGAAGTTCGAAAGCTTGCAGAAGAATCTAACCAATCTACTAGTAAAATAGAAAAAATTATTGAACAAATTCAAGCAGATACGAATAATGCGGTCACATCGATGGAAAAAGGAACATTGGAGGCAGAAAAGGGATCCGAAATTGCTAATCAAACTGGTGAAATTTTTCACGTAATGAAGCAGTTCACCGATCAAATATCTGCGCAAATTGAAAGTGTTTCTAGTGCAACGCAAGAAATATCAGCAGGCACAGAAGAAGTTACTGCATCTGTTGAGGAGTTAACAATAATAGCTCATCAAAACGCTGATTTTACTTCTGATATTGAAAAGAGTACAACGGAACAGCTACTATCCATCAATGAGTTATCAGATGCAGCTAAGGAGTTACACGATTTAGCGGTAGAATTAAAAACAACGATGGCTAAATTTAACGCTACTAATTAGAAAAACTCGAGAACATTTCCTATTACGCGCATAAAAGCGAATATAGGAAATGTTCTCTTTTATTTTTCGGTTAGTGTTAATGCAGTTTCTGTTATTTGCATATCTACTTTTATTTGTTCTTCCAGATTAGACGGGTGATAGACTCCTTTTTTAATCATGTAATTGGAAATCGCCTCATGTGTCTTCACCGCATTTCTTAATTCCTCACGCAGTACTTTCTTTAATTCTGGAGTAGTTGTTTCGGTAATGGCGAAAGCTAAGTTTCTAACAGCAGCCTTTGTAGAGACGAGGAAATCTGTAGCAATAACCGTGTCTGTCATGCCGCCCATCCCCATTAATTTTTTTATTATGTTATTCATGCCTCATTACTCCGATCTGTTAAAAAGTTCTGTAATTGATGAATAAACTTTGTTCCAAATTCAACCTCTTGATTTAATATCGTTTTTAATTGTTCGTCTTGAACAAGTCCACTCATCATAAATGATTTTGTTATACTTAAATTTTTAAAATTTAGTAGTTCATGTGCTTCTAATGCTTCATGTAGTGCTAATTTTGTCTTCATTGTCGGTCTCCTTTCCTTAACATTTCTAATCTTTCTTCTCTCAAATGAAACTTATTCAATTTCTATTAGTTAATTTTAACCACTTATGGAAGAAGAATTTTTTGTTTATTGTGGAAGATGACAATATAAATCGGGAAATTAAAGTAGGAATGTTTGATAAAGGAGTGTGTAACATGTCTGAACAAAAAGCTGAACTAGCGTTTCACGAAACGATGGACACGCACGAAATGGTTAATTTTAAAACAATTTGTTTAATGAAAACGAAACTAATGCAAGGAGTATGCTTTGATAACGATTTAAAAAAATTGATGGATAAAGATATAGAGCAATCTATGCAAGCACTTAAAGAATTACAGACACTTTATAGAGGGACACGTACCGATTATCAACATGAAAGCTGAGGTGTAAAACATGAACGAAGATTATTTAGATCCTAAGTATGCAGAAGGAATGCCGAAAATGGCAGACTCTGCAATCGCTGTTGATCTGCTATTATCGATTAAAACAGGGATAAGATACTACGCAGTTACCTTAACAGAAACTGCGAATCCAGAATTACGGAATGTTTTATATAACCAGATGGAACGAGCTATTGATTTACATAGTGAAGTTACCGAGCTGATGTTAGAAAAAGGATGGTTATATCCACGTGATTTAGGAAAACAAATGGAATTGGATTGGAAAGCGGCAGATATGGCGTTAGCAATTGGGGAAATGAACCTTTTCCCTATCGATACGGATCGGTTAGGAACGTTTGCAACACCTAATAAGTAAAGGAGGATGAGGGATGAAGGC from Sutcliffiella cohnii encodes:
- a CDS encoding spore coat protein, whose amino-acid sequence is MNNIIKKLMGMGGMTDTVIATDFLVSTKAAVRNLAFAITETTTPELKKVLREELRNAVKTHEAISNYMIKKGVYHPSNLEEQIKVDMQITETALTLTEK
- a CDS encoding methyl-accepting chemotaxis protein translates to MTKLKKLSFATKSILITTLLLLLVGTVLMVSSIQIQRNVLVAELEKQTEALATRWADEIETTIVQAASQASSYEDPAQQELTSLFDYISSTNPNVAQAYIFSTELVDGNSSKIIAIPSHLIEALKEFNIGAGDIYEHPAVVVQSIKELNETNRITFSPVYEDELGTWVTVLYPISNQSGDSFAFFAIDVDASMVKDGTSEFIFKSLIILIPAIIVIIVVQIIGIRMLFKPLRHLMDGINEMKNGNLNIDLPTRADDLGEMNEAFNEMALQLKTMMNKIGETSNTVLHSSELVKKVSEQSIDTSTVVSENINKMTAGVQSQEKSVMESAGAMGQIASEIEAIANSSQDISLLSKDMERYAHDGLTSIQSVVEQMRTINNTVKESSDVINTLKVRSDEISSILEVITSISAQTNLLALNAAIEAARAGEHGKGFAVVAQEVRKLAEESNQSTSKIEKIIEQIQADTNNAVTSMEKGTLEAEKGSEIANQTGEIFHVMKQFTDQISAQIESVSSATQEISAGTEEVTASVEELTIIAHQNADFTSDIEKSTTEQLLSINELSDAAKELHDLAVELKTTMAKFNATN
- a CDS encoding spore coat protein, which encodes MSEQKAELAFHETMDTHEMVNFKTICLMKTKLMQGVCFDNDLKKLMDKDIEQSMQALKELQTLYRGTRTDYQHES
- a CDS encoding spore coat protein; translated protein: MNEDYLDPKYAEGMPKMADSAIAVDLLLSIKTGIRYYAVTLTETANPELRNVLYNQMERAIDLHSEVTELMLEKGWLYPRDLGKQMELDWKAADMALAIGEMNLFPIDTDRLGTFATPNK